A genomic window from Daphnia magna isolate NIES linkage group LG9, ASM2063170v1.1, whole genome shotgun sequence includes:
- the LOC116930843 gene encoding LOW QUALITY PROTEIN: maltase-glucoamylase, intestinal (The sequence of the model RefSeq protein was modified relative to this genomic sequence to represent the inferred CDS: deleted 3 bases in 2 codons) has translation MDQIYSRLFFACNCGYRYRSAYRANRIGHRANNSIALHTNYDYGNNVPPSVNYDRIECYPFKNMVEENCTASGCLWDSVNGYPNCYLPDSSVYGYEIDGELMNLPDEAGFKIDIRRRRNEDDSIIFSLYGGDIDQVTFEVNYYSDSTLSFAFYPKNEDRFGLRPPVTVTPPTTGVTEDIQYEVQLSSNEKGQPFNFQIIRKNSGAVIFDTSMGGLTIAEQFLMISTTLPTHYLYGFGENTHDTLLHDMNYRMWPIFSRGQAPGKRDVNAYGAQPFYMASEEDGSSHGVFLFNSHAMDVTTMPNPGITFRAIGGMLEFFVFLGPQPESVVKQYGDVIGRTFMPPYFALGFQLSRWGYKNTSEIRDAIDRTRAVEIPHDIQYVDIDYMDKRRDFTIDPVNFADLPALVDEVKRDGLKFGIILDPAIAHELFGYPPFSRGDKDKVFVQWANSTYKPDGQAANDNNLYGRVWPRRETAFPDFLKNATKQWWTEEIRLFHEEQKLNFDLLWIDMNEPSNFLTGTLLKCPPNRWDDPPYETMAANVGATGRLSEKTICMASLFGEEDEFLHYEVHSLYGHSHAMATQSAVRQVLAGKRSMVLSRSTFAGSGKYAGHWLGDNYSTWKQMANSIIGMVEFNMFNIPYVGPDICGFNLNAEEEMCERWMELGAFYPFSRNHNSFLFKDQDPGEWPDTVAVSSLKALNIRYRLLPYLYTLFYDSHTVGGTVARPLYHEYPMDINARSIDKQFMWGPALLISPVLQPGETSVEVYLPEDVWYDYYTGIRITASGSNTFSAPRDYINLHLRGGYILPAQKPALNTMISRNNNFELLVPLDDNNYAIGKLFWDDGESVNTIEDGLYQINTFEFSGETLNIKVEKGSGDAWGGISQLLDTIQFMGWSSEPAKISVNGADVETTLYEYNETSKNLFLFYKFSMNEDYVVEFR, from the exons ATGGATCAAATTTATTCTCGGCTTTTTTTTGCTTGCAATTGTGGTTACCGCTATCGTAGTGCCTATCGTGCTAACCGCATCGGACACCGAGCCAACAACTCCATCGCCCTCCACACCAACTACGACTATGGCAACAACGTTCCCCCCTCCGTTAACTATGACCGAATAGAATGCTATCCATTCA AAAATATGGTCGAAGAGAACTGCACTGCCAGTGGATGTCTATGGGACTCTGTTAATGGATACCCTAATTGTTACCTTCCCGATTCGAGCGTCTACGGTTACGAG ATTGACGGAGAGCTAATGAATCTCCCTGATGAGGCGGGATTCAAGATCGATATCCGCCGACGCCGAAATGAAGATGACTCGATAATTTTCTCACTGTATGGAGGCGATATCGATCAAGTCACGTTTGAAGTCAATTATTACAGCGATAGCACGTTAAGTTTTGCC TTTTATCCGAAAAACGAGGACCGTTTTGGATTACGACCCCCCGTAACAGTTACACCACCCACAACTGGCGTCACTGAAGACATCCAGTACGAAGTGCAGTTAAGTTCTAATGAAAAGGGCCAACCTTTCAATTTCCAAATCATTCGCAAAAATTCCGGAGCAGTTAT TTTCGATACATCGATGGGCGGCCTAACGATCGCCGAACAGTTTCTTatg ATAAGCACAACGTTGCCTACTCATTATCTTTACGGATTTGGAGAAAATACCCACGACACCTTACTGCACGACATGAATTACAGAATGTGGCCCATTTTTAGTAGAGGCCAAGCTCCAGGCAAG AGAGATGTTAACGCCTACGGTGCA CAACCATTTTACATGGCCAGCGAGGAGGACGGCTCCTCTCACGGAGTTTTCTTATTCAACAGCCATGCAATGG ATGTCACAACCATGCCCAACCCGGGTATCACGTTCCGAGCCATCGGTGGCATGTTGgagttcttcgttttcctcgGACCCCAGCCGGAATCGGTTGTGAAACAGTACGGCGATGTCATCGGACGTACGTTCATGCCTCCTTACTTCGCGCTCGGCTTCCAGCTCAGCCGTTGGGGATACAAAAACACGAGCGAAATACGTGATGCTATCGACCGCACTCGAGCCGTAGAAATCCCTCAC GACATTCAATATGTGGATATTGACTACATGGATAAACGGAGAGATTTCACCATCGATCCGGTTAATTTTGCGGATTTGCCTGCGTTGGTGGACGAAGTGAAAAGAGACGGCCTAAAATTTGGAATTATTTTGGACCCGGCAATCGCCCACGAGT TGTTTGGTTATCCACCGTTCAGTCGGGGTGATAAAGACAAGGTATTTGTGCAATGGGCCAATTCAACGTACAAACCGGATGGCCAGGCTGCCAACGACAACAACCTGTACGGCCGT gtatgGCCGAGAAGAGAAACTGCCTTCccagattttttaaaaaatgcaacaaaacaATGGTGGACAGAGGAAATTCGTCTTTTCCACGAAGAACAAAAACTGAATTTCGATCTTCTTTGGATC GATATGAATGAACCATCAAACTTTCTGACTGGAACTTTACTGAAATGTCCGCCAAACCGTTGGGACGACCCCCCGTACGAAACAA TGGCTGCTAATGTTGGTGCGACTGGAAGGCTCTCGGAAAAGACCATCTGCATGGCGTCCCTGTTCGGTGAGGAAGACGAGTTCCTCCATTATGAAGTTCACAGTCTCTACGGCCATTCTCATGCCATGGCAACTCAAAG TGCTGTGCGTCAAGTTTTGGCCGGAAAACGATCCATGGTTCTATCGCGTTCC ACTTTTGCTGGAAGCGGCAAATACGCGGGCCATTGGCTGGGCGACAATTACTCGACATGGAAACAAATGGCTAACTCTATCATTG gCATGGTGGAATTCAACATGTTTAATATACCGTACGTCGGACCGGATATTTGCGGGTTCAATCTCAACGCAGAAGAAGAAATGTGCGAACGTTGGATGGAGCTGGGCGCGTTTTATCCATTTTCTCGCAACCACAACAGCTTCCTTTTCAAAGATCAAGATCCTGGAGAATGGCCAGACACTGTGGCTGTTTCTAGTCTCAAAGCTCTCAACATCCGCTACAGACTCTTGCCCTATCTTTACACCCTCTTCTACGATAGCCACACTGTCGGAGGCACTGTCGCCCGACCTCTTTATCACGA GTACCCTATGGATATCAACGCCCGTTCAATCGACAAGCAATTCATGTGGGGACCGGCTTTGTTGATATCACCTGTACTACAACCAGGAGAAACTTCGGTTGAAGTTTACCTTCCCGAAGATGTTTGGTACGATTATTACACG GGAATTAGAATAACAGCTTCTGGTAGCAACACCTTCTCTGCCCCTCGCGATTACATAAATTTACACCTGCGCGGTGGCTATATTCTTCCCGCTCAAAAACCTGCCCTCAACACAATGATCAg tCGGAACAATAATTTTGAGCTGTTGGTGCCACTCGATGACAACAATTACGCCATCGGTAAATTGTTTTGGGACGACGGAGAGAGCGTCAACACGATTGAAGATGGGCTTTATCAAATCAATACGTTCGAATTTAGCGGG GAAACGTTGAATATTAAAGTAGAAAAGGGATCTGGTGACGCTTGGGGTGGGATCTCTCAGCTTTTGGATACGATCCAATTCATGGGATGGTCGAGCGAGCCGGCCAAGATTTCCGTTAATGGGGCAGATGTCGAAACGACCCTTTACGAGTACAATGAGACAAgcaaaaatctatttttgttttacaaattTTCTATGAACGAAGACTACGTCGTTGAATTTCGATAG
- the LOC116930844 gene encoding LOW QUALITY PROTEIN: maltase-glucoamylase, intestinal (The sequence of the model RefSeq protein was modified relative to this genomic sequence to represent the inferred CDS: deleted 3 bases in 2 codons), whose product MEIDKDQTLDSAFCQSKGCIYDDAGENVKCYLPLDGSKSYGYQHNSTVNAGDGTYIEHQLQRRQDTPSLYGGDYEKVKFKVTFYGDKMLRFTFYQDGSSIENNQPPVGLNLPIPTAPSDTSDYIVKISDSIEGGPFDFVIRRRSTDQIILDTKLGGLTIAKQFLMISFALPSEHLYGIGENTHDSFAHNMNYKMHPIFARDQPPGDGEMNLYGSHPFYMVSEDDGSSHGVFLFNSHAIDVTTLPYPGLTYRTIGGGLDFFVFLGPKPEDVVKQYTGVIGRTMMPAYWSLGFQISRYGYTGTNDIREVVERTHNAGIPQDVQYADIDHMDNQADFTLGPTFLDLPEFVKEQAVGGLRFIPILDPAINTEKTNIDYPTHTNAMLAGAYITWFNDTLQPNSDCSAFPDDCQPLDNVMLGYVWPDGRTAFPDFFKNETQVWWKKEMKTFHDLLPYDGIWIDMNEPAAFDTNKEKPFNYPPDKHPWNLICPVNEWDDPPYITLSASRSDTNRLSDKTICMVGRQGQNDEHLHYAVHNLYGWSQTKPTYEGLQAATGKRGVVITRSTFPSSGKHAGHWLGDNTSRWKDLHSSIIGSLEFNLFGIPYIGADICGFFVNSTEQLCERWMELGAFYPFARNHNSLGTDPQDPAIWPSVASASRTALNIRYRLLPYLYTLFYHSHTSGSTVVRPLYHEYPTDVRAKSIDGQFLWGPALLISPVLTENTTQLGAYLPADTWYDYYTGKKETSGTDVTWNTPLDKINLHVRGGYILPQQLEALNTKLSRQNNFTMIVALNSDKAAAGDLFWDDGETIDTISTKQYHYIRFSYTETIVNGVAIEGVLNMQVQVNTSSSNGLEYLKMDSALIYGLEKSPKSINAGIFDYNADTKVANLFNLARPMTSNWEVVLTF is encoded by the exons ATGGAAatagacaaagaccaaacacTAGACAGCGCATTCTGTCAATCAAAAGGCTGCATTTATGACGATGCCGGCGAAAATGTCAAATGTTATTTGCCTTTGGATGGTTCAAAATCGTACGGCTACCAG CACAATTCGACCGTGAACGCTGGAGACGGGACGTACATTGAACACCAACTTCAAAGACGCCAAGACACCCCTTCTTTATATGGCGGCGATTATGAAAAAGTTAAATTTAAGGTCACCTTTTACGGGGACAAAATGCTTCGCTTTACA TTTTACCAAGATGGAAGTTCGATCGAAAACAATCAACCTCCAGTGGGACTGAACTTGCCAATACCGACAGCGCCATCTGATACGAGCGACTACATTGTCAAGATATCGGACAGTATCGAGGGAGGGCCCTTTGATTTCGTAATCAGAAGACGTTCGACTGATCAAATCAT TTTAGACACGAAATTAGGAGGACTCACCATCGCAAAACAGTTTCTCATGATTTCGTTTGCCCTGCCAAGTGAACATCTGTACGGTATCGGAGAAAATACCCACGACTCGTTCGCACACAACATGAATTACAAAATGCACCCCATCTTTGCTCGCGATCAGCCACCAGGAGAC ggcgaaatGAACTTGTACGGATCCCACCCGTTTTACATGGTGAGCGAAGACGATGGATCATCTCATGGCGTCTTTTTGTTCAATAGCCATGCCATTG ACGTCACAACCCTCCCTTATCCTGGCCTGACTTACCGCACTATCGGCGGTGGCTTGGacttctttgttttcctcgGTCCAAAACCCGAAGATGTTGTTAAACAGTACACAGGAGTTATCGGTCGAACAATGATGCCCGCTTACTG GTCACTGGGATTTCAAATAAGTCGTTACGGTTACACAGGAACAAACGATATTCGCGAAGTGGTAGAAAGGACACACAACGCAGGAATTCCTCAA GATGTCCAATACGCCGATATTGACCATATGGACAATCAAGCCGATTTTACATTGGGCCCCACTTTCCTCGATTTGCCTGAATTTGTAAAAGAGCAGGCAGTTGGGGGATTGCGCTTTATTCCTATTCTCGATCCCGCCATCAACACTGAAAAAACTAATATAGATTATCCTACTCACACCAACGCTATGTTAGCGGGAGCGTACATCACGTGGTTCAACGATACATTACAACCAAACAGCGACTGCAGTGCTTTTCCTGACGATTGCCAGCCATTGGATAACGTTATGCTGGGTTAC GTGTGGCCGGATGGAAGGACGGCATTCCccgattttttcaaaaatgaaactcAGGTCTGGTGgaagaaggaaatgaaaacgTTCCACGATTTATTACCGTACGATGGAATTTGGATT GATATGAACGAGCCAGCTGCCTTCGATACCAATAAGGAAAAACCATTCAATTATCCACCAGATAAACACCCATGGAATTTAATTTGCCCCGTTAACGAATGGGATGATCCACCTTACATCACAC TTTCTGCCTCCCGCTCCGACACGAATCGCTTATCTGACAAAACTATTTGTATGGTGGGTCGCCAGGGACAAAATGACGAACACCTTCACTACGCCGTTCACAATCTTTACGGATGGAGTCAAACGAAGCCAACTTACGA GGGATTGCAAGCTGCTACAGGTAAAAGAGGTGTCGTCATTACACGATCAACGTTTCCAAGTTCTGGGAAACACGCCGGCCATTGGCTAGGGGACAACACGTCACGGTGGAAGGATTTGCATAGTTCCATTATTG GAAGTCTCGAGTTCAACCTTTTCGGCATACCATACATCGGTGCAGATATTTGTGGCTTTTTTGTCAATTCAACCGAACAACTGTGCGAACGCTGGATGGAACTTGGCGCTTTCTATCCATTTGCACGAAACCACAACTCGTTGGGTACGGATCCCCAAGATCCAGCTATTTGGCCATCCGTTGCTAGCGCATCAAGGACCGCCCTCAACATCCGATATCGTCTTCTACCTTATCTTTACACGTTGTTTTACCATAGCCACACATCTGGATCAACTGTTGTTCGACCTCTCTACCATGA GTATCCAACTGATGTGCGAGCTAAATCAATTGATGGCCAGTTCCTTTGGGGTCCTGCCTTACTCATTTCCCCTGTGCTGACCGAAAATACAACCCAGTTGGGAGCTTATTTGCCAGCCGATACCTGGTACGACTATTATAccggaaaaaag gagacatCCGGTACAGATGTCACTTGGAACACGCCGCTTGACAAGATCAATCTTCATGTGAGGGGAGGTTACATTCTACCGCAGCAATTGGAAGCGTTAAACACCAAGCTCAG TCGTCAAAATAACTTTACGATG ATCGTGGCATTGAACTCGGACAAAGCAGCTGCTGGTGATTTGTTTTGGGATGACGGTGAAACAATCGATACAATCTCGACTAAGCAATACCATTACATTCGTTTTAGTTATACCGAAACAATCGTCAATGGTGTT GCTATAGAAGGCGTGTTGAACATGCAAGTACAGGTTAACACATCTAGTTCAAATGGTTTGGAATATCTCAAAATGGATTCTGCATTGATTTATGGGCTGGAAAAATCTCCAAAGTCCATTAATGCAGGAATTTTCGATTACAACGCCGATACCAAAGTGGCAAACCTTTTCAACCTTGCTCGGCCGATGACATCTAATTGGGAAGTTGTTCTAACTTTCTAA
- the LOC116930846 gene encoding uncharacterized protein LOC116930846 codes for MKKENSSDHTIKFPAVGVKKRFQESSIRSVSHTLPVSPIKKGCEVLTSDSVSIGNIRKQVVQDIPSKKRSPVHRHEVVAIDMDSSDGTSNLDIDVFPSPQKKKRIARVVKKPLESQISTTPRTSKVFDLSQKKGGLAMRSPNKSFIRDNVPTRMALEEKKNLNREKRSMAPDIEIDAITCSPVHKLKRTHSVSSSQEDSIKDNEGQPRIKRCTVVLENFETNAHSRKQAKDENKSRRKEVVAEKLDFAGKIDAIKMSKTVTVRNPAETSTKTDGASSRLSDKKQPVPPDFVKNLNNVSKVKPVELCDQSTILITQKKPRQEESIITSVDVDKMPLDTISSTHANSQVTQKEGSEIVQRVSQRRILRRSTLHSAEKDGLSITSKITVGLEEINAGAVVAFKQTYQDIETLLDLKLGVIICPDFKKALQTPKRILPNSFHVNFNFFMKRKPVEHIEALRSQHIDCNRYPHAIDLHTVIYGILMEAKEHVVLHRAQELIYTTLGLHPSGDAAMRKYYWSILSRHFDDVDPCSRWENLRSLLEEVLNADGEEAARMYVDPYRSPSKLECNRAALGVIIHVLSEDLRCWISLVTQPSAQLRDRNALPLVARLLWPQTTIPHVNMTCRELIRYHLDALKSSNPLNVSYTGRLVKMMAVVTQLSDLHLPLKIRKPRCHMMNLAREIVLHSDNGIDNSSCSFYSSFGSLELELLLPLTILSRLKPQICIPEGEHLNLTWMLNSFLEIHNQQSREDVVALFRSKPRTEIDAFLTALCTYFKLFGSFKTWFHMRSKYRSSASRSSPIPGQSSTQPLSLNMYSHSFTPSHLMDDLRQTKYLLEAKKESDDGSLYSRLSWR; via the exons atgaagaaagagaATTCGAGTGATCACACTATAAAGTTCCCAGCAGTTGGTGTAAAGAAGAGATTTCAAGAATCATCTATTAGAAGTGTCTCACATACTCTGCCAGTCTCACCTATTAAAAAAGGTTGTGAAGTACTAACAAGTGATTCTGTTTCAATTGGAAATATAAGAAAACAAGTTGTCCAAGATATACCCTCCAAAAAAAGATCACCAGTGCACAGGCACGAAGTGGTAGCAATTGATATGGATTCCTCTGATGGCACTTCAAATTTGGATATAGATGTGTTTCCTTcaccccaaaagaaaaagagaattgCAAGAGTTGTTAAGAAGCCCCTAGAAAGTCAAATAAGTACTACTCCAAGAACTTCAAAAGTGTTTGATCTTTCACAGAAAAAAGGTGGCCTTGCTATGCGCTCGCCAAATAAATCATTTATCCGAGATAACGTCCCCACACGTATGGCattggaagaaaagaaaaatttgaaccgAGAAAAACGTTCTATGGCTCCTGACATCGAAATTGACGCCATTACCTGTTCCCCCGTCCACAAATTAAAACGCACTCATTCTGTAAGTAGCTCCCAAGAAGATTCCATTAAAGACAATGAGGGTCAGCCCAGGATAAAACGCTGTACCGTAGTCcttgaaaattttgaaactaACGCTCATAGTCGAAAGCAGGCAAAGGATGAAAACAAATCAAGAAGGAAAGAGGTTGTTGCAGAAAAATTGGATTTCGCGGGGAAAATCGACGCTATAAAAATGTCGAAAACAGTCACAGTTCGAAACCCTGCGGAAACCTCGACCAAGACGGATGGCGCATCGTCGCGGCTATCTGATAAAAAACAACCTGTTCCTCCTGATTTtgtcaaaaatttaaataacgtTTCAAAGGTGAAACCAGTTGAATTATGCGACCAATCAACAATTTTGATTACTCAAAAGAAGCCGAGACAAGAAGAATCAATTATCACTTCAGTTGATGTTGACAAAATGCCCCTTGACACAATATCCTCGACCCATGCAAACTCTCAAGTAACACAAAAAGAAGGATCCGAAATTGTACAGAGAGTTTCCCAACGTCGCATTTTGCGTCGCAGCACACTCCATTCAGCTGAGAAAGATGGGCTGTCAATTACGTCGAAAATTACAGTGGGACTCGAAGAAATCAACGCGGGGGCCGTTGTTGCTTTCAAACAAACCTATCAAGATATTGAAACCCTGCTGGATCTCAAGTTAGGAGTTATAATCTGTCCAGATTTCAAGAAGGCTTTGCAGACCCCAAAACGAATTCTTCCTAACAGCTTCCATGTTAACTTCAATTTCTTTATGAAACGTAAACCTGTAGAACACATTGAAGCGCTGCGTTCACAGCacattgattgcaatcggtaTCCCCACGCCATTGATTTGCACACAGTAATTTACGGAAttttaatg GAAGCAAAGGAGCATGTTGTGTTGCATCGCGCACAGGAACTGATTTATACGACTTTAGGCTTACATCCATCGGGTGATGCTGCAATGAGAAAATATTATTGGTCCATCTTATCCCGTCATTTCGAC GATGTGGATCCCTGCAGTCGTTGGGAAAATCTTCGAAGCCTTTTGGAAGAAGTGTTGAATGCTGACGGTGAGGAGGCTGCGAGGATGTACGTTGATCCCTACAGATCACCTTCAAAGCTTGAATGTAACAGAGCTGCGCTAGGCGTTATCATTCACGTCTTGAGCGAAGATTTGCGTTGCTGGATCAGTTTAGTCACTCAGCCGTCAGCTCAGTTGCGAGACCGAAATGCATTGCCGCTGGTAGCCCGTCTTCTTTGGCCACAAACCACGATTCCTCACGTCAATATGACTTGTCGGGAATTGATTCGCTATCACCTAGACGCTCTG aAATCTTCCAATCCTTTAAATGTGTCGTACACCGGACGGCTTGTAAAGATGATGGCTGTAGTGACCCAGCTGAGTGATCTCCATCTGCCTTTGAAAATTCGTAAACCCAGATGCCATATGATGAATTTGGCAAGGGAAATCGTGCTTCACTCGGACAATGGGATCGACAACAGCTCGTGCTCTTTTTACAGCAGTTTTGGGTCACTAGAGCTAGAGCTTCTGTTACCTCTCACTATTCTCAGCAGGCTGAAGCCACAAATATGCATTCCGGAAGGAGAACATCTTAATTTAACTTGGATGTTGAACTCCTTTCTTGAGATTCATAACCAGCAAAGTCGTGAAGATGTGGTGGCACTTTTTCGGTCCAAGCCACGAACCGAGATCGATGCTTTCTTGACAGCTCTTTGCAcatattttaaattgtttggTTCCTTTAAAACTTGGTTTCACATGCGTTCAAAGTACCGTAGTTCAGCTTCACGTTCCAGTCCTATTCCTGGGCAATCTTCCACTCAACCCCTTTCCCTTAATATGTATTCGCATTCGTTTACCCCGAGTCATTTAATGGATGATTTGCGCCAGACAAAGTATTTACTGGAGGCTAAGAAGGAGTCAGACGATGGCTCCTTGTACTCTCGTTTAAGTTGGCGATAG
- the LOC116930901 gene encoding uncharacterized protein LOC116930901 produces MRRAYFIICETVYSLHCVLAATLGELHIPFPSAHLATVAYNSLRVDKEPKRSTTTKVLSLEANIFIRSFTSGDTRQLRTAVNSFLDLLILVSKAIDEFTPPDFIIKECPLMI; encoded by the exons ATGAGGAGGGCATACTTTATCATATGTGAAACAGTATATAGTTTGCACTGCGTACTCGCTGCTACTCTGGG AGAACTCCACATTCCTTTCCCGTCTGCTCATCTAGCGACTGTAGCCTATAACTCGCTGAGAGTTGACAAAGAACCAAAACGAAGTACAACTACCAAAGTTCTCTCATTGgaagcaaa TATTTTTATTAGATCTTTTACATCAGGAGACACCCGGCAATTGAGAACTGCCGTTAATTCATTTCTTGATTTACTAATCCTTGTCTCAAAGGCAATAGATGAGTTTACACCTCCTGATTTCATAATTAAAGAATGTCCCTTAATGATTTAA
- the LOC116930891 gene encoding LOW QUALITY PROTEIN: ORM1-like protein 3 (The sequence of the model RefSeq protein was modified relative to this genomic sequence to represent the inferred CDS: inserted 1 base in 1 codon), producing the protein MQDRLHKCRRQIRHHSWPWANRTSCIFLRKSLRERSVSLLISLMLKLFSTFIECCKKVTILESQGLCFKTSRRAKEGKNSHISSLLPLTSFEMIVGGHGDVNPNSSWLNGKGFWLSYGLAVLLLHLMLLCLPFISTAVAWTLTNLIHNSFMLIFLHIVKGAPFEPLDQGKXRSLTHWEQIDYGKRFTVTRKFLTVVPVILFVLTSFYTKYDTSHFIVNIIALVAVLLPKLPHFHRVWLFDSNDHSY; encoded by the exons ATGCAAGATAG ACTACATAAATGCAGACGACAAATACGTCATCACAGCTGGCCTTGGGCAAATAGAACGTCGTGCATTTTTCTCCGAAAGAGTTTACGGGAAAGAAGTGTCAGTTTATTGATATCCCTTATGCTAAAACTATTTTCGACATTTATAGAGTGTTGTAAAAAAGTAACCATATTAGAGTCCCAAGGACTTTGCTTCAAAACATCAAGAAGAGCCAAAGAAGGGAAAAATTCGCATATTTCCTCGCTATTGCCG TTAACTTCTTTTGAGATGATTGTTGGAGGACATGGAGACGTCAATCCCAATAGTTCTTGGTTGAATGGAAAAGGATTCTGGCTTTCTTACGGGCTTGCTGTTTTACTACTACACTTAATGTTGTTATGCCTTCCATTCATCTCTACAGCAGTTGCTTGGACCCTTACGAACCTCATCCACAATTCT TTTATGTTGATATTCTTGCATATAGTCAAAGGAGCACCGTTCGAGCCCCTAGACCAGGGAA CGCGATCGCTAACACATTGGGAGCAAATAGATTATGGAAAACGCTTCACGGTGACACGCAAATTTCTGACGGTCGTACCCGTTATact GTTCGTGTTAACCAGCTTTTATACAAAGTATGACACGAGTCACTTTATTGTCAACATAATTGCGTTGGTGGCTGTTCTGCTCCCTAAACTTCCCCACTTTCATAGAGTTTGGCTGTTTGATTCGAACGATCATtcttattga